A single genomic interval of Labrus bergylta chromosome 18, fLabBer1.1, whole genome shotgun sequence harbors:
- the heatr5a gene encoding HEAT repeat-containing protein 5A isoform X1, with protein sequence MERAHSLLLNEEACGQLGEHQRVEFIFEWLNHLKKLLPATDRAHVKHNQRRLIDQLSGILIGSPGPPTRWLLAHCLALLYRLGDPVPASLMVDRCNDIIRSRDDSPSGLPTRLAAVACLGALFEQLGRMLAGCFKDTLTNLLKAMKSAESQGRYEIMLCLEKILQGLGVSAVSSHRDIYKAARACLTDRSMAVRCASAKCLQELQREAAFLWSSELENVATLCFRAFEGSNYNVRVSVSKLLGTLLAAAAEPRQTAAALRPSGRGRSSLEEVMDLLSGGFLRGGAGFLRASGDMLKGTSSVGKDVRIGVTQACVVFVSTLGGSWLETNFPAFLSLLMELASHGRATQTPGDAVLTRRCVSFILRSTLGSLLGEKAQTNAAKHLCLAVAQQKKAIDAALTDGNVETRVSSADVSASQHVLVCCLLELGGLIQGLGSTAAPLLTDGSTALLDTVISVLLHPAASASLAAAWCLRCVAMAMPSQGSLLLDHCAERLMSLKSSPEAVAGYGAAVAALVAAVQHSPLGIPHTKGMVVLGLAEDLLRSASQNSRISLQRTQAGWLLVSSLITLGPAVIEHHLPRLLLLWRCVFPASLREQEMELRRGDFFTWQVTLEGRAGALCAMKNLLLHCRELVTDDIISRLLTPLACAIALLTKLPALLRSYGSSVRSWSVIYRLRVYELLALLPPHTYQESFGLVMNQLVSDLSGQENLNQSCSELTLLPPLCHHDDLPLVGPALHDTDHRYIDEQLHGSSVGGGSLDNDAFSLCERSDEAPAPPPPPVALTAATVRLFGALLPHIIPPQRVKILEQFVETVNQLKGQRQQTVQTHVCAALCSLLKHQGGVRGSLGPEEIRSPVLSLLTGALESVSPLLRCLAAEGLARLVQVVGDAGFTVSVSLLCFDRLKTARDAASRSGYALALGALYRYTGGISSPQHLSTCLGVLFTLSQDSTSPEVQTWSLHSLSLVIDLSGGLYRAHAEPSFTLVLRLLLSVPPTHPEVHHSLGRCLHALITCLGPDLQGEGAAVSVLRSSCLVGCGVMQDGPDCLVQARSISCLQQLHMFSPPHVNLATLVPALCEILLDYSMLAHLCSSYLCLRRAVVACLRQLVQREAVEVSEHAVTLVKELPRRDNTQLDVTIKEVGLEGALFTLLDRESDPGLRRDIQETLVHMMTSSATSGKLGHWLKLCKDVLSATTDCSSPVEASQEDEEADPGRDDDSSAFKARSESGGPFTALRWATRRFAMECVCRIIAQCESSDPAHFDMVLAQERRLHESTDFLVLHLGDLVRMAFMAATDHSDQLRLAGLQTLLVIIRRFSAIPEPEFPGHVILEQYQANVGAALRPAFSADAPPDITAKACQVCSAWIASGVVSDLRDLRRVHQLLASSLAKVQSGRDTCSQLYNEATATMETLAVLKAWAEVYIVAVERSTQKEAPDRTADLSISSSANVSSGSESGEAGLLKLVQSDLSTLSRLWLAALQDYALLTLPHEYASQLPDTGGSFYTAETLKQARAHYTSSWAPILHATSLWLHSTGFLMPDDSPANLSRPATPTSMGHTVGGAKSSEDINSDRLHLILGISVEFLCSPHSEDQMENIASCLRALQALLDVSWPRAKIGNDQALSVELLSVLHRLMVTRESVYVQLAVLDLLRQIVTAAQEHVREKRHSAEVDDGAEEKETLPEFGEGRDTGGLIPGRSLVFGALELCLCVLVRKLPQLSPKLASPTGPGGSVWSLTDNDCQLVASALCVLSELPSVCSPEGSVSILPTVLYLLLGVLRELVHQPSTHTVVSVGGGSASLTVVIQAALQALKCVVTSPMSRQEKSRGGWNVLLRSALNTLLGLWDAGDRAVDQVSLLTALTVFLCSAGPDVCTVEPLHMLSLQRFTASMEAKDPLVVSRCYQLLTSVFQAPPTVAVPYIQALGPPLVQFLQRVERSRPQSPEELLGVLEGVRAMEALIQAADESQRPQLVAVLLPLLISFLLDENALGSAPAASRSLHEAALKDLMRLGPQHSAVFRSLISSSPHLKSRLEAAVKGNQESLNAKAGSTNPRSAAKSSPSITLKTNFL encoded by the exons ATGGAGCGCGCTCACAGCCTCCTGCTGAACGAGGAGGCGTGCGGTCAACTGGGTGAACATCAGAGGGTGGAGTTTATCTTTGAATGGCTGAACCACCTGAAGAAGCTCCTCCCAGCCACCGACAGG gCCCACGTCAAACACAACCAGCGGCGTCTCATCGACCAGCTGTCGGGCATTCTGATTGGCTCCCCCGGGCCGCCGACCCGCTGGCTGCTGGCCCACTGCTTGGCCCTTCTCTACCGCCTGGGTGACCCTGTTCCTGCCAGCCTGATGGTTGATCGGTGTAATGACATCATCCGCAGTAGAGACGACTCCCCGTCAGGCCTCCCGACCCGGCT ggcgGCTGTGGCGTGTCTTGGCGCTCTGTTCGAGCAGCTTGGGCGGATGCTTGCCGGCTGTTTCAAAGACACGCTGACCAACCTGCTGAAGGCGATGAAGAGCGCAGAG TCTCAGGGTCGGTATGAGATCATGTTGTGTTTGGAGAAGATCCTGCAGGGTTTGGGTGTCAGCGCCGTGTCCTCTCACCGCGACATCTACAAGGCGGCGAGAGCCTGTCTCACGGACCGGTCTATGGCTGTACGCTGCGCCTCCGCCAAG tgtctgcaggagctgcagcgAGAGGCGGCGTTCCTGTGGAGCAGCGAGTTGGAGAACGTGGCCACGCTGTGCTTCAGAGCGTTCGAAGGATCAAACTACAACGTCCGAGTTTCTGTCTCCAAACTGCTGGGGACTCTGCTGGCCGCTGCGGCGGAGCCCAGACAGACGGCAG caGCCCTGAGGCCGAGTGGGCGGGGTCGGAGTTCCCTGGAGGAGGTGATGGATTTGTTGTCGGGGGGGTTCCTGCGGGGCGGGGCAGGTTTCCTCAGAGCCAGCGGAGACATGCTGAAGGGGACGAGCTCGGTGGGCAAGGACGTCCGCATCGGGGTCACACAG gCCTGTGTGGTCTTTGTCTCCACCCTGGGCGGCTCCTGGTTGGAGACGAACTTCCCGGCCTTCCTGTCCCTGCTGATGGAGCTGGCGTCTCATGGCAGGGCCACGCAGACTCCGGGCGATGCCGTGTTGACCCGCCGCTGCGTCTCCTTCATCCTGAGGAGCACCCTGGGGTCTCTGCTGGGGGAGAAGGCTCAGACCAACGCCGCCAAACATCTCTGCCTTGCTGTAGCGCAGCAGAAAAAAGCTATTG atgCAGCTCTGACTGACGGGAACGTGGAGACCAGAGTTTCTTCTGCAGACGTCTCGGCCAGTCAGCACGTGTTGGTCTGCTGTCTCCTGGAACTGGGAGGACTCATACAGGGACTGGGATCCACCGCAGCCCCCCTCCTCACAGACGGCAGCACAG CTCTCCTGGACACGGTGATCTCCGTCCTCCTCCACCCCGCCGCCTCCGCCTCTCTGGCCGCCGCCTGGTGCCTGCGCTGTGTAGCCATGGCGATGCCGTCCCAGGGATCCTTGCTGCTGGATCACTGTGCGGAACGGCTGATGTCGCTGAAGTCTTCCCCCGAAGCTGTGGCCGGGTATGGAGCTGCTGTCGCCGCCCTGGTGGCCGCGGTGCAGCACTCCCCCTTAGGAATACCCCACACCAAAGGCATG GTGGTGCTGGGTCTGGCTGAAGATCTGCTGCGTTCAGCGTCTCAGAACAGTCGTATCTCTCTGCAGAGGACTCAGGCCGGCTGGCTGCTCGTCTCTTCTCTCATCACACTCG gCCCAGCTGTCATAGAGCACCACCTGCCCCGTCTGCTCCTCCTGTGGCGGTGTGTGTTCCCCGCCTCGCTCAGGGAGCAGGAGATGGAGCTGCGACGAGGGGACTTCTTTACGTGGCAGGTTACGCTGGAGGGACGTGCTGGAGCGCTCTGCG CCATGAagaacctgctgctgcactgcCGGGAGCTCgtcactgatgacatcatcagccgCCTGCTCACGCCATTGGCCTGCGCCATTGCCCTGCTCACCAA gttGCCTGCCCTCCTCAGGTCTTACGGCAGCTCGGTTCGCAGCTGGTCGGTCATCTACAGACTGAGAGTCTACGAGCTGCTCGCTCTGCTGCCTCCTCACACATACCAAG agagcTTTGGCCTGGTGATGAACCAGCTGGTGTCTGACCTGTCGGGTCAGGAAAACCTGAACCAGTCGTGCTCAGAGCTCACCCTGctgcctcctctctgtcaccatgACGACCTGCCTCTGGTCGGCCCCGCCCTCCACGACACTGATCACAGATACATCGATGAACAG ctcCACGGCAGCAGTGTGGGAGGGGGCTCTCTGGATAACGACGCCTTCAGTCTTTGTGAGAGGAGTGATGaagctccagctcctcctcctcctccagtcgCTCTGACCGCCGCCACCGTCCGCCTCTTTGGAGCGCTTCTCCCCCACATCATCCCCCCTCAGAG GGTGAAGATCTTGGAGCAGTTTGTGGAAACAGTGAACCAGCTGAAGGGTCAGCGCCAGCAGACCGTGCAGACACACGTCTGTGCTGCCCTCTGCAGTCTGCTCAAG CACCAGGGAGGTGTGCGAGGCTCTCTGGGGCCCGAGGAGATCCGATCCCCTGTGTTGTCTCTCCTGACGGGGGCGCTGGAGAGCGTCAGTCCTCTGCTGCGCTGCCTGGCTGCTGAAGGTCTGGCCCGGCTGGTCCAGGTGGTCGGCGACGCCGGCTTCACcgtctctgtctccctgctctgctTCGACAG ACTGAAGACGGCTCGGGACGCGGCCTCTCGCAGTGGCTACGCGCTGGCTCTGGGGGCGCTGTACCGCTATACCGGAGGAATCAGCTCCCCTCAACACCTGTCCACCTGTCTGGGAGTCCTGTTCACCCTGAGCCAGGACAGCACCTCACCTGAGGtccag ACCTGGTCCCTCCACAGTCTGTCTCTAGTTATCGACCTGTCTGGCGGTCTGTATCGCGCCCACGCCGAGCCGTCCTTCACTCTAGTGCTCCGCCTTCTGCTGTCGGTTCCGCCCACTCACCCAGAGGTGCACCACAGCCTTGGACGCTGCCTGCACGCCCTCATCACCTGCCTGGGCCCCGACCTGCAAG gtgaagGTGCAGCAGTGTCCGTTCTGCGCTCCAGCTGTCTGGTGGGATGTGGCGTGATGCAGGACGGTCCGGACTGTCTGGTTCAGGCTCGATCCAtctcctgtctgcagcagctgcacatGTTCTCCCCTCCTCACGTCAACCTGGCCACCCTCGTACCTGCACTCTGT GAGATCTTGTTGGACTATTCCATGTTG GCTCACCTGTGCAGCTCCTACCTGTGTCTGCGGCGGGCGGTGGTTGCCTGTCTCCGTCAGCTGGTGCAGCGGGAGGCTGTGGAGGTTTCTGAACACGCCGTGACGCTGGTCAAAGAGCTGCCGAGACGAGACAACACTCAGCTGG ACGTGACCATAAAGGAGGTGGGTCTGGAGGGAGCTCTGTTCACTCTGCTGGACCGGGAGTCAGATCCGGGTCTGAGGAGGGACATCCAGGAGACTCTGGTCCACATGATGACGTCCAGCGCCACCAGCGGGAAACTGGGACACTGGCTCAAACTCTGCAAGGACGTCCTGTCTGCAACCACAG ACTGTTCGTCTCCCGTGGAGGCGAGtcaggaggacgaggaggcgGACCCCGGCAGAGACGACGACTCGTCTGCCTTCAAAGCTCGGTCCGAGTCTGGCGGCCCGTTCACGGCGCTGCGCTGGGCCACGCGCCGCTTCGccatggagtgtgtgtgtcgcaTCATCGCTCAGTGTGAGAGCTCTGACCCCGCCCACTTTGACATGGTTCTGGCTCAGGAGAGACGCCTGCACGAGTCCACAG ACTTCCTGGTCCTCCATCTTGGTGACCTGGTCCGTATGGCGTTCATGGCGGCGACCGATCACAGCGACCAGCTGCGCCTGGCGGGGCTTCAGACGCTGCTGGTCATCATCAGACGCTTCTCCGCCATCCCTGAACCAGAGTTCCCAGGTCACGTGATCCTGGAGCAGTACCAGGCCAAC GTTGGAGCTGCTCTCAGACCAGCCTTCTCTGCAGACGCTCCTCCTGACATCACAGCCAAAGCCTGTCAG gtgtgCAGCGCCTGGATCGCCAGCGGTGTGGTGAGCGACCTGCGTGACCTGCGGCGAGTCCACCAGCTTCTCGCCTCCTCATTGGCTAAAGTTCAGTCAGGTAGGGACACCTGCAGTCAGCTGTACAACGAGGCCACCGCTACCATGGAAACGCTGGCTGTGCTGAAAGCGTGGGCCGAG gTTTACATCGTCGCCGTGGAGAGGAGCACACAGAAGGAAGCTCCTGATAGGACGGCTGATCTGTCAATCTCTTCTTCAGCCAATGTCAGCTCAGGCTCGGAGTCAGGAGAGGCGGGCCTTCTTAAGTTGGTCCAATCAGATCTGTCCACACTTAGCCGTCTGTGGTTGGCGGCGCTGCAGGACTACGCTCTGTTGACCCTCCCACACGAGTACGCATCACAGCTACCTGACACAG gagGTTCTTTCTACACAGCCGAGACGTTGAAGCAGGCCAGAGCTCATTACACCTCCTCCTGGGCTCCCATCCTCCACGCCACCTCCCTCTGGCTCCACAGCACCG GTTTCTTAATGCCAGACGATTCGCCTGCAAACCTGTCCAGACCGGCCACGCCCACCTCCATGGGACACACCGTGGGTGGGGCCAAGAGTTCAGAGGACATAAACTCAGACAGACTTCATCTCATACTGG GGATCAGCGTGGAGTTCCTTTGTTCTCCGCACTCTGAGGACCAGATGGAGAACATCGCTTCCTGTCTGCGGGCTCTGCAGGCGCTGCTCGACGTCTCATGGCCTCGAGCCAAGATTGGAAATGACCAG gCTCTGAGCGTGGAGCTGCTGAGCGTCCTCCACAGGCTGATGGTCACCAGAGAGTCGGTGTATGTTCAGCTCGCCGTGTTGGATTTACTGCGTCAGATCGTGACGGCAGCTCAGGAGCACGTCAGAGAGAAACGCCACAGCGCTGAAG TGGACGACGGTGCGGAGGAGAAGGAGACGCTACCAGAGTTCGGAGAGGGTCGGGACACCGGCGGTTTGATTCCCGGACGCTCGCTGGTGTTTGGAGCGCTGGAGCTGTGCCTCTGTGTGCTGGTCCGGAAACTTCCACAGCTCAGCCCTAAACTGGCCAGTCCCACTG gtccTGGAGGTTCAGTCTGGAGTTTGACGGACAACGACTGTCAGCTTGTGGCCTCGGCGCTGTGTGTCCTCTCTGAGCTGCCGTCGGTCTGCTCTCCAGAGG GCAGCGTGTCCATCCTCCCCACAGTCCTCTACCTGCTGCTGGGAGTCCTCAGAGAGCTCGTCCACCAGCCCAGCACACACACGg TGGTCTCAGTGGGCGGGGGCAGTGCCAGTCTGACCGTGGTGATCCAGGCAGCTCTTCAGGCCCTGAAGTGTGTCGTGACGTCTCCGATGAGCCGACAGGAGAAGAGCCGAGGAGGCTGGAACGTTCTGCTGAGATCTGCTCTGAACACACTGCTTGGACTGTGGGACGCAg GAGACCGTGCGGTTGATCAGGTGAGTCTGCTCACCGCTCTCACCGTCTTCCTGTGCTCTGCCGGTCCTGACGTCTGCACCGTCGAGcctctgcacatgctcagtctGCAGCGCTTCACCGCCAGCATGGAGGCCAAAGACCCGCTG gtcGTGAGTCGCTGTTATCAGCTGTTGACGTCGGTGTTTCAGGCTCCGCCCACCGTGGCCGTCCCGTACATCCAGGCGCTCGGACCGCCATTGGTCCAATTCCTCCAG AGGGTGGAGAGGAGTCGTCCTCAGAGTCCGGAGGAGCTGCTGGGAGTCCTGGAGGGAGTCCGAGCCATGGAGGCGCTTATCCAGGCTGCAGACGAGTCTCAGC gtcCTCAGCTGGTGGCTGTCTTGTTGcccctcctcatctccttcctcCTGGATGAAAACGCTCTTGGCTCCGCCCCCGCCGCATCCCGTTCTTTGCATGAGGCGGCACTCAAAGACCTGATGCGCCTCGGCCCCCAGCACTCAGCTGTCTTCAg GTCTCTCATCTCGTCGTCTCCTCACCTGAAGTCTCGTCTCGAAGCCGCCGTCAAAGGAAACCAGGAGAGTCTGAACGCTAAAGCTGGCAGCACTAACCCCCGCAGCGCAGCCAAGTCCTCCCCCAGCATCACGCTCAAGACCAACTTCCTGTGA